In Xiphophorus hellerii strain 12219 chromosome 4, Xiphophorus_hellerii-4.1, whole genome shotgun sequence, a single genomic region encodes these proteins:
- the adma gene encoding adrenomedullin a isoform X1: MKTIFHSFLYCCLLASVAHCVELEVNPELKKRLSMWLGSRLRRDLETVAVQKTAESENFVRPEDIRDTLLPHSSTDIKIRTKRSVGCTLGTCSVHVLAHRVQQFKDNKLKTSVPHGTDIKIRTKRSAGCALGTCSVHILAHRLQQTKDNKLKSSAPASKMSAHGYGRRRRSIPERQISLRMEEGRLRPVWSLNNSQVHKLEALLSRT, encoded by the exons ATGAAAACGATCTTCCACTCCTTCCTCTATTGCTGCCTGCTGGCTTCAGTAGCACACTGTGTGGAACTTGAGGTGAATCCCGAGTTGAAAAAAAG ACTAAGCATGTGGCTTGGGAGCAGATTGAGACGGGATCTTGAAACCGTCGCAGTACAGAAAACAGCAGAGTCTGAAAACTTTGTCAGACCAGAGGACATCAGGGATACCTTGCTGCCACATTCCAG CACTGACATTAAGATCCGAACCAAGAGGTCCGTAGGTTGTACCCTGGGTACCTGCTCGGTGCACGTCCTGGCACATCGTGTACAACAGTTCAAAGACAACAAACTGAAGACCAGCGTCCCTCATGGCACTGACATTAAGATCCGAACCAAGAGGTCTGCAGGTTGTGCCCTGGGTACCTGCTCGGTGCACATCCTGGCACATCGTTTACAACAGACCAAAGACAACAAGCTGAAGAGCAGCGCCCCTGCTAGCAAAATGAGCGCTCACGGATACGGCCGGAGGCGCAGATCTATTCCAGAGAGGCAAATCTCCCTAAGGATGGAGGAGGGCAGGTTGAGACCCGTGTGGAGTCTGAACAACTCACAAGTTCACAAGCTTGAAGCTCTACTCAGCAGGACATGA
- the adma gene encoding adrenomedullin a isoform X2, which produces MWLGSRLRRDLETVAVQKTAESENFVRPEDIRDTLLPHSSTDIKIRTKRSVGCTLGTCSVHVLAHRVQQFKDNKLKTSVPHGTDIKIRTKRSAGCALGTCSVHILAHRLQQTKDNKLKSSAPASKMSAHGYGRRRRSIPERQISLRMEEGRLRPVWSLNNSQVHKLEALLSRT; this is translated from the exons ATGTGGCTTGGGAGCAGATTGAGACGGGATCTTGAAACCGTCGCAGTACAGAAAACAGCAGAGTCTGAAAACTTTGTCAGACCAGAGGACATCAGGGATACCTTGCTGCCACATTCCAG CACTGACATTAAGATCCGAACCAAGAGGTCCGTAGGTTGTACCCTGGGTACCTGCTCGGTGCACGTCCTGGCACATCGTGTACAACAGTTCAAAGACAACAAACTGAAGACCAGCGTCCCTCATGGCACTGACATTAAGATCCGAACCAAGAGGTCTGCAGGTTGTGCCCTGGGTACCTGCTCGGTGCACATCCTGGCACATCGTTTACAACAGACCAAAGACAACAAGCTGAAGAGCAGCGCCCCTGCTAGCAAAATGAGCGCTCACGGATACGGCCGGAGGCGCAGATCTATTCCAGAGAGGCAAATCTCCCTAAGGATGGAGGAGGGCAGGTTGAGACCCGTGTGGAGTCTGAACAACTCACAAGTTCACAAGCTTGAAGCTCTACTCAGCAGGACATGA